The DNA window TGAAGTTCTCGGTTTTTGGAGCACGCTGCTATATCAAAACGATTGCATCTACGAAATGTACAAAATTACCTACCTTTTGCCTTGTTTTCACGCACACACAAGTATTATTGGCAGTGTGGATCCAAATTATACAGTGATTTAATACTAAGGTTTGTTAGAGTGGAGCAACATTCCCGGTTCGTACAACAACTGAAAATCAGTCAGGTGTTGCCCATCCATTCTTTTTTAGAATATGGTTTACTGCGGTGAACGGATACGGTAGGAGGTTCGGCATTCGCCGAACACCATCAGACAAGAACTTCAAAAACGAATCTACGTATTGGAACAGTCTCGTCACAAAAAGAGAGGCATATTGCAGAAGAGATAAGGAATAACAAGTTATCTAACTAGTCTACTAAGTTTTCTCGCGTTTGCCTCGCCCATGCCTTTTTATGACTGCTTTTTCGGTCTAAGGGCGGAAATACGATATTTTCCAAGATATTTCGGGTGATTCTGAGTctcaaatgtgaaaaaaagacagatgGCAGCACGTATGTTAGAATGCAAAAGTCCTAGTCGATTGGTCTTAACAGTTTTAACTATTGTGAAGTACCTGAGATTACTGAGAGTGCTGTTGTGGAGGTCTTAGTTACCAACAGACCTATAAAGCCGATCAAGTATTCATCGTTAATGGTTTTccaaattcattcatttgcaaTGAATTCGAAAATTGGCGACAGCGGTAAAATGGAAGGCTAGAAAGTGATAGAGGTAAGTCCTTCAAAACGACGGTTATGTTGGGAATGTACCCTTATGGAACGGAAGAATAAGAAAGCAAccagaaaaacattggaagcattTTGGTTTTCTAGAAGAATACTGAGGACAAAGAGTCGAAAAACATGCTTCACGACTTCCAATGATCTCCCTTCGTTAGTGGTGTTATCTGCCCTGTAGATCATTTGTGAACCTCACACTCAGGCCTCATCTGTGGTACGGAGGGCAGTCCTATTGCTGCAGTGATTTTCACTTAGTTGTGACTGTTCTCAGCTATAAAACGGTAGAacgtaaaggcagcataccacgaatctgtggtggtacggatttcaggtggagtcttcgtaaacgggatagtagcttatggagaaggggtgattccgtgcatttcttcctaattgccgtaaaaagggacccggaagatgcgtcgcGTGCACGAgactagcgcgctccaatcgagcaccttgtagaaaatagcgcgccaaaacgcccgaagccgtatcgtccgggccgtttttttacggcaattattaAGAAATGGACAGGATCACCCTTCTtctgatcccgtatacgaatactccacctgaaatccgtaccacctcagattcatggaagATGCCTCTAAGTCTAGTTTTAGCTGCTGTGCCGGTAGAATTAtacgatttaaaaaatctctctTCAACTCTGTCTAGTCTCAGCAGACTTACAACAAGGAGACGAGATATTTGGTTCCCCAAATCACGAAGAGAACAACACTTTCATTCCTCTGAACAAGACGCAAACGTCGAAACGTCAGATCGAAAAGCGGGTTGAGAGTTCCATCTAGCGTCTGAGCTTTTGAATACTTAAATTTAACATTGCAAATTCAGGAAATATTTGGGTTCCAAATTGCAAATAGAACTACACTTTCAGTCCTTTGAATATCGCAGAGCAAATGTTTTATCTAACAACTTGTCAGATGTTGTATATTTCAATTTAGCACTTTCGAATAATacgtttccagaaaatctagCAAAGCACTACTGGACTGCTCTATCTCAGCTCGGTATCGTGCCTACTCATCGCAGATTATCCACTCTTTTAGCGACTCAGGCACGTTTTCTTGTGAAGG is part of the Necator americanus strain Aroian chromosome V, whole genome shotgun sequence genome and encodes:
- a CDS encoding hypothetical protein (NECATOR_CHRV.G20393.T2), with translation MLSMANPKKKGSATAFCLTPVTTSKDDAHLLMIEPQQLFVPSYHQLDERAFVFILITECCSRFLEHAAISKRLHLRNVQNYLPFALFSRTHKYYWQCGSKLYSDLILRIWFTAVNGYGRRFGIRRTPSDKNFKNESTYWNSLVTKREAYCRRDKE
- a CDS encoding hypothetical protein (NECATOR_CHRV.G20393.T1), whose amino-acid sequence is MLHAAISKRLHLRNVQNYLPFALFSRTHKYYWQCGSKLYSDLILRIWFTAVNGYGRRFGIRRTPSDKNFKNESTYWNSLVTKREAYCRRDKE